Part of the Catenulispora sp. GP43 genome, TGTCGAGGTCGGTATTCACACACAGACAACGACACCCTTCGCCATGCCGTCACGCAGGCCCACGACCAGCCCAGCCTTCGGACTCAATCATCTAGGACACAAGATCGCAAAATCACTTGTTCACGAACTTTCTTTCGACTCTTCATTGGGGGGTCACGAGCGCTACAGTCCGAAGGATGCGCTACATCATCATCGGCGCCGGCGCGGTCGGCGGGACCATAGGCGGCCGGCTGGCCGAGTCCGGGCGGGACGTGGTCCTGGTCGCGCGCGGTGCGCACCTTGAAGCGTTGCAGAGGGACGGGCTGCGCCTGATCACCCCGGACGCCGACCTGCGGCTTCCGATCCCGGCCGTCTCAGGCCCGGCCGAGCTCGGCGAGCTGCGGCGGGACGACGTGCTCGTGCTGTGCGTGAAGGCGCAGGACACCGCGAGCGTACTGAACCAGTGGGCGCCGGCCCCGGTTGCCGGCGGCGGCACGGCCGCCGAGCTGCTGCCCGTGGTCTGCGCGCAGAACGGCGTGGAGAACGAGCGTACGGCGCTGCGCCTGTTCCAGAACGTGTACGGGCTCTGCGTCTGGCTGCCCTCGCTGCACATGGAGCCGGGCGTGGTCGCGGCCAACTGCACGCCGCAGTCCGGCATCCTCACCGTCGGCCGCTACCCCGACGGGGTCGACGACGTCATCAAGCAGATCGGCCACGACCTGAGCGAGAGCCGCTTCGACGCGCCGGTGGTCGACGACGTGATGCGGTGGAAGTACGGCAAGCTGCTGAACAACCTGGGCAACGCCGTCGAGGCGGTCAGCGACCTGAGTGTGGACGAGCCCCTGGCCGAGCGCCTGTTCGAGACCGCGCGCGAGGAGGGCATCCGAGCCCTGAACGCCGCCGGCATCCCCTTCGTCAACACGGCCGAGCGCCTGGCGGTCCAGGGCGAGCGCATGAACTTCGCCCAGATCCCCGGCACCCCGCGCGGCGGCGGCTCCAGCTGGCAGAGCCTGGCCCGCGGCGCCGGCTCGATCGAGACGGACTACCTGTCCGGCGAGATCTCGCTCATCGGCCGCACCCACGGCGTCCCCACGCCGGTCAACGCTCTGATGCAGCGGCTGAGCGCGCAGTTCGTCGCCGAGGGGCGGGCTCCGGGGAGCCTGCCGATCGCGGAGTTGGCGGAGCTGGTGGCGCGGGCACAGGAAACTGAGCGCTGAAACAGGAAGCTGAGCGCTGAAACACGTTCACCGCCGCCTCACGCTCGCAAGCGTGAGGCGGCGGTGAACGTGCATGTGCTTGTGGTCGAGGCCTAAGCCCGCCCTACCACGATGGCCGAACCGTGCCCGAACAAGCCCTGATTCACCGCGACCCCGACCCGGGCCCCCGCCACCTGCCGGTCCCCGGCATCCCCGCGCAGCTGCCGGGTCAGCTCGCAGACCTGCGCGATGGCCTGCGCCGGGATCGCCTCGCCGAAGGAGCTCAGACCGCCGCTGGCGTTGACCGGCACCCGGCCGCCGAGCGCGGTCGCGCCCTCGTGCAGCAGTTTCTCCGCGTCGCCGGGGGCGCACAGGCCGATCTCCTCGTACCAGTCCAGCTCCATCGCGGTCGTCAGGTCGTAGACCTCTGCGAGGTCCACGTCCTCCGGGCCGATGCCCGCGGCCTCGTACGCCGCGTGCGCCAGCGACTCGCGGAAGGTGCGTGCCGCCGGCGCGGCCGTGGCCATGGAGTCAGAAGCCAGATACGGGAAGTCCGGGACCGTTCTCGGGTACGTCGGCGTGGGCGCTGAGATGGCGCGGATGCGCACCGCGTCCTTGTTCAGCCGGCGCGCGTAGTCCTCCGACGTCAGGACGACCGCTGCGGCGCCGTCGCTGGTGGCGCAGATCTGCAGCAGGCGCAGCGGGTCGCTCACCATCGGGGAGTTCAGGACCGTCTCGGCGTCGACCTCCGCCCGGAAGCGCGCGTACGGGTTCAGGGCGCCGGCGCGGGCGTTCTTCACCTTCACCGCGGCGAAGTCGGCCTCGGTCGAGCCGCACAGCGCCATGCGGCGGCGGGCGTACAGGCCGAAGTACGCCGGGTTCGTCGCGCCGAGCAGGCGGAAGCGGAGCCAGTCCGGGTCGTCGGGGCGGTCGCCCCCGACCGGGGCGAAGAAGCCCTTAGGGGTGGTGTCCGCGCCGACCACCAGGACCACGTCGGCCAGGCCGGCCAGGATGTGGGCGCGCGCGGTGGACAGCGCCTGCGCCCCGGTGGCGCACG contains:
- a CDS encoding lipid-transfer protein; this translates as MSGMDSVAVAGVGMHPWGAWGKPFAEYGSVAARAALADAGLGWRDVQLVVGGETIRNGYPGFVAGSALSQALGWHGAPVASCYAACATGAQALSTARAHILAGLADVVLVVGADTTPKGFFAPVGGDRPDDPDWLRFRLLGATNPAYFGLYARRRMALCGSTEADFAAVKVKNARAGALNPYARFRAEVDAETVLNSPMVSDPLRLLQICATSDGAAAVVLTSEDYARRLNKDAVRIRAISAPTPTYPRTVPDFPYLASDSMATAAPAARTFRESLAHAAYEAAGIGPEDVDLAEVYDLTTAMELDWYEEIGLCAPGDAEKLLHEGATALGGRVPVNASGGLSSFGEAIPAQAIAQVCELTRQLRGDAGDRQVAGARVGVAVNQGLFGHGSAIVVGRA
- a CDS encoding ketopantoate reductase family protein, translating into MRYIIIGAGAVGGTIGGRLAESGRDVVLVARGAHLEALQRDGLRLITPDADLRLPIPAVSGPAELGELRRDDVLVLCVKAQDTASVLNQWAPAPVAGGGTAAELLPVVCAQNGVENERTALRLFQNVYGLCVWLPSLHMEPGVVAANCTPQSGILTVGRYPDGVDDVIKQIGHDLSESRFDAPVVDDVMRWKYGKLLNNLGNAVEAVSDLSVDEPLAERLFETAREEGIRALNAAGIPFVNTAERLAVQGERMNFAQIPGTPRGGGSSWQSLARGAGSIETDYLSGEISLIGRTHGVPTPVNALMQRLSAQFVAEGRAPGSLPIAELAELVARAQETER